ATCTTCGCCGTCGCCAGCGACCGCAGGGTGCGGTTCAGGGTCGAGACGATGATGACCCCGCCCGGCGCCACCATGTCGGCCAGCACGCGCAGGAACGCGGCGGGATCGGTCACGTGCTCGATCACTTCCAGTGCCGTGATGGCCGCGAATCGCGCCCCTTCGGCCTGGAGTTCCTCGGCGCTGCCGACGCGATAGGCCAGGGACCCGCCATCGGGGGGCAGGGGATGATCCGCCAGGTGCGCGCGCGCGGCGGCGATGGCGGCGTCCGAGGCATCCAGCCCGGTCACGTCATAGCCCATCCGGGCCAGGCCCTCGCTGGCCAGGCCCGCGCCGCAGCCGATATCCAGCAGGCGGGTGGCAGGCTCGCCGGGGGTGCCGGGGGCGGGCAGGTGGCGCCGGGCCCAGTCCAGGCGCAGGCCGTTCATGGCGTGCAGCGGCCGCATCGGCCCGGAAGGGTCCCACCAGCGGTCCGCCAGGGCACTGAATCGCGCGATCTCGTCCGGCGCGACGGAATGCCCGGCTGGATGGGCCGCCCGAGAAGACGAATCGTTTACATTCATGGCTTCACCACCTTTCCGCTGACCATCTGCCGCTGGACGGCGCAGCGGTGGAAGGGTATGTGACGCGCCTTGCAGATAACCGCAATGCCCCGTCCGGCGCCCCAGCGCGCCCGGCGGGCTGGAACGGCCGC
This genomic stretch from Gluconacetobacter diazotrophicus PA1 5 harbors:
- the ubiG gene encoding bifunctional 2-polyprenyl-6-hydroxyphenol methylase/3-demethylubiquinol 3-O-methyltransferase UbiG gives rise to the protein MNVNDSSSRAAHPAGHSVAPDEIARFSALADRWWDPSGPMRPLHAMNGLRLDWARRHLPAPGTPGEPATRLLDIGCGAGLASEGLARMGYDVTGLDASDAAIAAARAHLADHPLPPDGGSLAYRVGSAEELQAEGARFAAITALEVIEHVTDPAAFLRVLADMVAPGGVIIVSTLNRTLRSLATAKIGAEYILRLLPAGTHEWRKFITPAELGAFASQAGLRVSDIAGMVPALGGWRESHDLGVNYIASLSAP